CGAGGAGCGGAGCGACGAAGCAATCTCCCCGATGCTCGTTGACTATTCTGTTTTTTAATTTAGGTCGATTAAAGTAACTTATTTTTTGATTTTATCAAAATACTCATAAAAACGAACAATAGCTTTAATACCATTGTAAAAATTTTCGAGTCTGAAATTTTCATTAGGACTGTGTATAGCATCGCTTTCTAGTCCAAATCCCATTAAAACCGATTTGATGCCGAGTATTTGTTCAAATGTGGAAATAATTGGAATGCTTCCTCCACTCATGGTTGGTATGGGTTCTTTGCCAAAAACATCTTTAAGTGCCATGCGTGCACTTTCGAGAGCTGGCAAATTGAGCGGTGTTACATAGGGTTGCCCGCCATGAAGAATTTCGACATTAACCCTTACATAGTTAGGAGCTATGTTTAATAAGTAATTGCGTAAAAGTTGTGCCATTTTTTCATGATTTTGGTAGGGTACTAATCGCGACGATAATTTAGCATAAGCTTTCGAAGGCAATACGGTTTTTGAACCTTCGCCTGTATAGCCACCCCATATGCCACATAAATCCATAGTAGGGCGTATGCCGGTTCGTTCAATGGTAGTATAGCCTTTTTCGCCCCAGAGTTCTTTTACACCTAAGGATGTTTTATACGATTCTTCGTCAAATGGGACTTGATTTATCAATTTACGTTGCTCATCGGTATATTCTAATACTTCGTCGTAATAGCCTGGTATAGTAATATGTCCATTTTCATCTTGTAAACTAGCTATCATTTTGCATAAAACATTCAATGGATTGGCAACTGCGCCGCCAAAAATTCCACTATGCAAATCGCGGTTAGGTCCTGTAACTTCTATTTGTAAATAGGTCAACCCTCTTAAACCGACCGTTATAGATGGTGTTTCGGGTGCAATCATCCCAGTATCGGAGACTAAAATAACATCGGCGGCTAATCTTTTTTTATTATCGATGCACCATTGAGCCATCGATGGTGAACCAATTTCTTCTTCACCTTCGATCATAAATTTTACATTGCACTTGAGCAATTGGTGTTTTATAAGATATTCAATAGCGACGGCGTGCATAAAACTTTGTCCTTTGTCGTCGTCGGCTCCTCTTGCAAATATTTTTCTGTCTTTAATAATTGGTTCAAAAGGTGGTGTTTGCCATAATTCTAAAGGCTCAACAGGCATAACGTCGTAATGTGCATAAATTAAAACAGTTGGTGCTAAGGGGTTAATTATTTTTTCGGCATAAACAATGGGATTGCCTTGAGTTGAACAGACTTCTGCAAAGTCAACACCGGCTTTTAAAAGTGTTTCTTTCCAATATTCAGCTGCTTTAACCATGTCGGGTTTATGTTCCGATTCGGCACTTATAGAAGGAATTCGTAATAAACCAAATAGTTGACTTAAAATATGATTTTCGTTTTCTTTTAAATATTGTTCTATAGTTTTCATGGTTATAATTTTAAGTTGTTTTCAATGTATT
This Bacteroidales bacterium DNA region includes the following protein-coding sequences:
- a CDS encoding dipeptidase, with amino-acid sequence MKTIEQYLKENENHILSQLFGLLRIPSISAESEHKPDMVKAAEYWKETLLKAGVDFAEVCSTQGNPIVYAEKIINPLAPTVLIYAHYDVMPVEPLELWQTPPFEPIIKDRKIFARGADDDKGQSFMHAVAIEYLIKHQLLKCNVKFMIEGEEEIGSPSMAQWCIDNKKRLAADVILVSDTGMIAPETPSITVGLRGLTYLQIEVTGPNRDLHSGIFGGAVANPLNVLCKMIASLQDENGHITIPGYYDEVLEYTDEQRKLINQVPFDEESYKTSLGVKELWGEKGYTTIERTGIRPTMDLCGIWGGYTGEGSKTVLPSKAYAKLSSRLVPYQNHEKMAQLLRNYLLNIAPNYVRVNVEILHGGQPYVTPLNLPALESARMALKDVFGKEPIPTMSGGSIPIISTFEQILGIKSVLMGFGLESDAIHSPNENFRLENFYNGIKAIVRFYEYFDKIKK